In Kordia antarctica, the following proteins share a genomic window:
- a CDS encoding type IX secretion system plug protein, producing the protein MMLRNFYIFSLLSFISFYTQAQVAPLEEVAPPNFIKSIVLAGTNTGDQFPVLRLGEPLKVTFDDVNGDEADYYYKIVHCNYDWTPSNLAKAQYLKGFDNQRIINYENSFNTLQLYSNYRLTIPNRLTTLLLTGNYMLSIYNDEDELMFSRKFIVFQNDVNVGAAVHRTRDLSTIQQNQLIQFEINSPNLLLRNPEREVKVAILQNYQWNTAITNIKPQYTLGSKLMYRYNTETSFPGGNEFYNFDNKEIRGGNISIRTFELKDIYHNFLHVDATRASEPYTFYPDINGNFVVNTIQGDDPSIEADYAMIHFSLANYMTLENSKVYVYGRFNNYALTEENQLLYNSETDLYEAAILLKQGFYNYKYVVVNGKNEIESSKISGSNFETENDYLIIVYFRKFGETYDSIIGIGTTNSSVIKN; encoded by the coding sequence CAAGTTGCGCCTTTGGAAGAAGTTGCACCACCAAATTTTATTAAAAGTATTGTATTAGCTGGAACGAATACAGGCGATCAATTTCCTGTGTTACGATTAGGCGAACCTTTGAAAGTTACTTTTGATGATGTAAATGGCGATGAAGCTGATTATTATTATAAAATTGTACACTGCAATTACGATTGGACACCTTCCAATTTAGCGAAAGCACAATATTTAAAAGGATTTGACAATCAACGCATTATCAATTATGAAAATTCATTTAATACATTACAGTTATATTCCAATTATCGATTGACGATTCCTAATAGACTGACAACCTTGTTATTGACAGGGAATTATATGCTTTCTATTTATAATGATGAAGATGAATTAATGTTTTCCAGAAAGTTTATTGTGTTTCAAAATGATGTAAATGTTGGCGCAGCAGTTCATAGAACACGTGATTTGAGTACGATTCAGCAAAATCAATTGATTCAGTTTGAGATCAATTCGCCAAACTTATTATTACGAAATCCAGAACGCGAAGTAAAAGTTGCCATTTTACAGAATTATCAGTGGAATACTGCAATTACAAACATCAAACCACAATATACGTTAGGTTCTAAATTAATGTATCGTTACAATACTGAAACGAGTTTTCCAGGAGGAAACGAATTTTATAACTTTGATAATAAAGAAATTCGTGGCGGAAATATTAGCATCAGAACCTTTGAACTCAAAGATATTTACCATAATTTTTTACATGTAGATGCTACGCGCGCTTCAGAACCGTATACTTTTTACCCTGACATTAATGGTAATTTTGTTGTCAATACAATTCAAGGAGATGATCCTTCTATTGAAGCTGATTATGCAATGATCCATTTTTCGCTTGCCAATTATATGACGTTAGAAAACAGCAAAGTATATGTCTACGGACGTTTTAATAATTATGCTTTGACAGAAGAGAATCAACTGCTTTACAATTCTGAAACGGACTTGTATGAAGCAGCAATTTTGCTAAAACAAGGATTTTACAATTATAAATATGTAGTTGTAAATGGTAAAAACGAAATTGAATCAAGTAAAATTAGCGGTTCTAATTTTGAAACAGAAAACGACTATTTGATTATCGTATATTTCCGAAAATTTGGCGAAACCTATGATAGTATTATAGGAATTGGCACTACAAATTCTAGCGTAATTAAAAATTAA